In Flavobacterium endoglycinae, one DNA window encodes the following:
- a CDS encoding DUF6646 family protein: MKKVITFLFLVSFGFTQAQQAFKGKGDMRVNIGANLQDGGSGIQGSIDFGLGENFSFGFVTSYLLGVDNFNGIYHNNPTPYYDYKPEFKDRFDAKARINANLSSVIGVEQLDVYPGLSLGLRNFGGHVGGRYFFTDGFGVFTEIGFPIAKYSSNNDVFDHLNNQATFSLGASFSL, from the coding sequence ATGAAAAAAGTTATTACATTTTTGTTTTTAGTATCATTTGGATTCACTCAGGCACAACAGGCTTTTAAAGGAAAAGGCGATATGAGAGTAAACATTGGTGCTAATCTTCAAGATGGCGGTTCTGGAATTCAAGGTTCGATAGATTTTGGTTTAGGAGAAAATTTCTCTTTCGGATTTGTGACTAGTTATTTACTTGGAGTAGATAATTTTAATGGTATTTACCACAACAATCCAACTCCATACTACGATTACAAACCAGAATTTAAAGATCGTTTTGATGCAAAAGCAAGAATTAATGCCAATTTAAGCAGTGTTATTGGAGTTGAGCAATTAGATGTATATCCAGGTTTAAGTTTAGGTTTACGTAATTTCGGCGGACACGTTGGAGGTCGTTATTTTTTTACTGACGGATTTGGTGTTTTCACAGAAATTGGATTCCCAATCGCAAAATACAGCAGCAACAATGATGTATTTGATCATTTAAACAATCAAGCCACTTTTAGTTTAGGAGCTTCATTCAGTTTATAA